A portion of the Natronococcus sp. AD-5 genome contains these proteins:
- a CDS encoding ABC transporter substrate-binding protein: MQGKKEKVGQRFKRRSYLAAAGTTVTAGLAGCLGMLSGSDDYIRYLGWGGNTQDSAAEIFDRWSEESGVEVRHESAGGDVEFISYLQQNRGEVDLFLPSSYGIHLARQEDLLAEVDHEEVPNYQENMKDDWQDMPYMEGDAFFRDALTQGYSVNGDEVDREMGSWEDTKADEFDGVLSLRDDAASRFTNAALALGEDVNEIPDDDGLFDAVVEELEAQHENVFGLWGSGAEAMQYLREENALVAEAWGGRTRALQQDGNEHIEYVIPDEGAATITEDYAIPVHSEKKETVYELLDFAYEHENLVDISDMLGYPVPVVDTPDVITDLPDYVDDPDNLAWVDWSIVDPVIDDWQETFDEIK, translated from the coding sequence ATGCAAGGGAAAAAGGAGAAAGTCGGACAAAGATTCAAGCGGAGATCGTACCTCGCGGCAGCCGGGACCACGGTGACGGCGGGGCTCGCCGGTTGTCTGGGAATGTTGAGCGGTAGCGACGACTATATTCGATACTTAGGCTGGGGAGGAAACACGCAGGATTCGGCGGCCGAAATCTTCGATCGGTGGAGCGAAGAGTCAGGCGTGGAAGTTCGGCACGAATCCGCTGGCGGTGACGTCGAGTTCATCTCGTACCTGCAGCAGAACCGAGGCGAAGTCGATCTGTTCTTGCCGTCGTCCTACGGCATTCACCTGGCTCGTCAGGAGGACTTACTTGCTGAAGTCGATCACGAGGAGGTCCCCAACTACCAGGAAAACATGAAAGACGACTGGCAGGACATGCCGTACATGGAAGGAGACGCCTTTTTCCGTGACGCCCTCACGCAGGGGTACTCGGTGAACGGCGACGAGGTCGACCGAGAGATGGGGTCCTGGGAGGATACCAAGGCCGACGAGTTCGACGGGGTCCTGTCGCTTCGAGACGACGCCGCGAGCCGGTTCACCAACGCCGCATTGGCGCTCGGCGAAGACGTGAACGAGATCCCGGACGACGATGGCCTCTTCGATGCCGTCGTAGAGGAACTCGAAGCACAGCACGAAAACGTGTTCGGCCTGTGGGGGTCTGGCGCGGAAGCGATGCAGTACCTTCGGGAAGAGAATGCGCTGGTCGCCGAGGCGTGGGGCGGTCGAACGCGGGCGCTCCAGCAAGACGGGAACGAACACATCGAGTACGTGATCCCAGACGAGGGCGCGGCAACGATCACGGAGGATTACGCGATTCCAGTGCACAGTGAGAAGAAAGAGACCGTCTACGAGTTGCTCGACTTCGCCTACGAGCATGAGAACCTCGTCGACATTTCAGACATGCTTGGATATCCGGTTCCCGTCGTCGATACGCCGGACGTGATCACCGATCTTCCCGATTACGTCGACGACCCCGACAATCTAGCGTGGGTCGACTGGTCGATCGTCGATCCGGTCATTGACGACTGGCAAGAGACGTTCGACGAGATAAAGTGA
- a CDS encoding ABC transporter ATP-binding protein: MLEIDGLTKYYGDLLAVDDLSFSVDEGEFVTLLGPSGCGKSTTLHTIAGLIDPSEGTISLRGEDVTALPPDQRNIGMVFQNSALFPHMTVAENIAYGLKMHGLDDIDRRVSEYLGLVQMSGYEDHLTTELSGGQQRRISIARALAYEPDILLLDEPLTGLDRVLREEIRNEIKKIQREINVTTLFVTHDQEEALSLSNQIIVLNNGQKEQEGSPEALYEQPANSFVAEFIGKSSKFTGRIDEHDPSIVQNGSLTFVVDSDPKLETDDAALYVRPEDIDIEPNGSYENTFDGTVSHIADVGSHSEVQLELTDGSTVLVEAERFPNFEVGDTTTIGFRPKDVIAL; encoded by the coding sequence ATGTTAGAGATAGACGGCCTCACGAAGTATTACGGAGACCTTCTGGCAGTCGACGACCTTTCGTTTTCGGTCGACGAGGGCGAGTTCGTGACGCTTCTCGGCCCGAGCGGCTGCGGAAAGAGTACGACGCTGCATACCATCGCCGGACTGATCGACCCCTCGGAAGGGACGATCTCCCTTCGCGGCGAGGACGTCACCGCACTCCCGCCCGACCAGCGGAATATCGGGATGGTGTTTCAGAACAGTGCACTGTTCCCGCATATGACCGTCGCAGAGAATATCGCGTACGGGCTGAAGATGCATGGGCTAGACGACATCGACCGACGCGTCAGCGAGTATCTCGGCCTAGTGCAGATGTCCGGCTACGAGGATCACCTCACGACCGAACTGAGTGGCGGGCAACAGCGTCGTATTTCGATCGCTCGTGCTCTCGCCTACGAGCCCGACATTCTCTTGCTCGACGAGCCGCTGACTGGATTGGATCGGGTCCTTCGCGAGGAAATTCGTAACGAAATTAAAAAGATCCAGCGGGAGATCAACGTCACTACCCTGTTCGTGACGCACGATCAGGAGGAGGCGTTGTCGCTGTCGAACCAGATCATCGTCCTCAACAACGGCCAAAAAGAGCAGGAAGGGTCCCCGGAAGCACTGTACGAGCAGCCCGCGAACTCCTTCGTAGCCGAATTCATCGGAAAATCCTCGAAGTTCACGGGCCGTATCGACGAGCATGACCCGTCGATCGTTCAAAACGGATCGCTGACGTTCGTTGTCGACTCGGATCCGAAGCTCGAAACCGATGACGCCGCTCTCTACGTGCGTCCCGAAGATATCGATATCGAACCGAACGGCAGCTACGAGAACACGTTCGACGGGACCGTCAGTCACATCGCTGACGTGGGAAGCCACAGCGAGGTCCAACTCGAACTTACGGATGGCTCCACCGTCTTGGTCGAGGCGGAACGGTTCCCCAATTTCGAGGTTGGCGACACTACAACCATCGGATTCCGTCCGAAAGACGTGATCGCTCTATGA
- a CDS encoding ABC transporter permease: MIVRNLTAPAWIRDRATPAYFVAFGLGWLTLFFVIPLLILVWQSLGVGSNEPLAAYEQALSGLYIWAILRSFYYGIVTTVVTLTLAYAFSYFLVFWADLKRFFLVLVVLPLWIAYIIRYLGIQLLFSPTGPFVGVFGTDFGFLFSTRGVIMGLTVAYLPFAILPIYNSMSAIDRSHIHASRVLGAGQLRTIYSVIFPLSISGVVAAGLIVFILASGSFLAPAVLGSSDNFMIANMIERSYTELYNLELAAALSVIYTAVLLVLIAGFNSYVNLGEVFESL; encoded by the coding sequence ATGATCGTGAGAAACCTCACCGCGCCTGCATGGATACGCGACCGCGCAACACCCGCCTATTTCGTCGCGTTCGGTCTCGGATGGCTCACACTCTTTTTCGTCATCCCCCTCCTGATCCTCGTCTGGCAGAGTCTCGGAGTGGGGTCGAACGAACCGCTTGCGGCGTACGAACAGGCGCTCTCCGGATTGTACATCTGGGCCATCCTGAGATCGTTCTATTACGGGATCGTCACGACGGTCGTGACCCTGACGCTCGCGTACGCGTTCTCGTACTTCCTGGTCTTCTGGGCCGACCTGAAGCGGTTTTTCCTCGTGCTCGTCGTGCTTCCGCTCTGGATCGCGTACATTATTCGCTACCTCGGCATCCAGCTGCTTTTCTCGCCGACGGGGCCGTTCGTGGGCGTATTCGGGACCGATTTCGGGTTCCTGTTCTCGACGAGAGGCGTGATCATGGGGTTGACCGTCGCGTACCTTCCGTTTGCGATCCTTCCGATCTACAACTCGATGAGTGCGATCGACCGGTCACACATCCACGCGTCTCGAGTACTCGGCGCCGGCCAGCTACGCACGATCTATTCGGTTATCTTCCCGTTGAGCATCTCCGGCGTCGTTGCGGCCGGGCTGATCGTCTTTATTCTGGCATCCGGATCGTTCCTCGCACCGGCCGTTCTCGGCAGTTCTGACAACTTCATGATTGCAAACATGATCGAGCGATCGTACACCGAACTGTACAATCTCGAGCTCGCGGCAGCCCTGTCGGTGATCTATACGGCCGTTCTCCTCGTGTTGATCGCCGGCTTCAACTCGTACGTTAATCTCGGCGAGGTGTTTGAAAGCCTATGA
- a CDS encoding ABC transporter permease, whose protein sequence is MKLYEAAERFTAWLVATVVLGLLLFPIAMIVLTSVTPANFPTIPSDEISFRWYVEMAANAELRQALLTSFVVAFFAAVLAGIVGTVTAFGFVRSDIPYREELATVMLLPLMISPVITGLALIQFASRIDLSSGYPTLILGHSILTLPYVFLIVRSRLVTFDEELEAASRILGANGLETALNVTLPVISPSMISAMIIAFVVSFGEFTATQFLISPDATTVPVIIYTMLRAGLSPEISALSTALIAIMLLGALVSGALSR, encoded by the coding sequence ATGAAACTCTACGAGGCGGCAGAGCGGTTCACAGCCTGGTTGGTTGCGACCGTCGTGCTTGGTCTGCTGTTATTCCCGATCGCAATGATCGTTCTCACCTCGGTAACACCGGCGAACTTCCCGACGATTCCGAGCGATGAGATCAGCTTTCGGTGGTATGTTGAGATGGCCGCGAACGCCGAGCTGCGACAGGCACTTCTCACCAGCTTTGTAGTCGCGTTTTTCGCGGCAGTTCTCGCTGGGATCGTCGGTACGGTGACTGCTTTCGGCTTCGTCCGAAGCGACATCCCCTACCGCGAGGAGCTCGCGACCGTCATGCTGTTGCCACTGATGATTTCGCCAGTGATCACGGGGCTAGCACTGATTCAGTTCGCATCCCGTATTGACCTCTCGAGCGGTTACCCGACACTCATCCTTGGACACTCTATTCTCACGCTTCCGTACGTGTTCCTGATCGTTCGGTCGCGTCTGGTCACCTTCGACGAGGAGCTAGAGGCCGCGTCGCGTATACTTGGTGCAAACGGCCTCGAGACGGCACTCAACGTGACCCTCCCGGTCATCTCGCCGAGTATGATCTCGGCAATGATTATCGCGTTCGTCGTTTCCTTCGGCGAGTTTACCGCCACACAGTTTTTGATCTCACCTGATGCGACTACCGTTCCGGTGATCATCTATACAATGCTCCGAGCAGGGCTCAGTCCCGAAATCAGCGCTCTCTCGACGGCGCTGATCGCCATCATGCTGCTTGGAGCCCTCGTCAGCGGCGCGCTCTCGAGATAG
- a CDS encoding aminotransferase family protein: MSEQEPPVESSLNEIERSDKEYVFGTWSYQNEVSPTQVVDADGVRFTTADGNEYIDFSSQLMCSNLGHSADAVVDAIAEQVRETAYVAPSYTTEARSELGKKLAEVTPGDLSKTFFSTSGTEAVEAAIKIARFYTGKQKIISRYRSYHGATYGSISVTGDPRRLMAEPGIPGTIKAPDPYAYGSTLDPMESVEYIDEMLELEGDTVAAILVEPIVGSNGILVPPEEYLPRLKEVAHKHDALLICDEVMAGFGRTGEWFGCDVFDVEPDIMTMAKGLTGAYQPLGATIVNSDIAAHFEENMFCHGHTYAGHPAAVAAGLATIETYQQENLIERASEIGEYLGDRIDDLAEKHPSVGDTRGVGLFRGIELSKHPEKRVPFGAREDKIDTGTTVVDEVSATAGEHGTYVANMINTLIIAPPLTITEDEIDEAIEAIDAGLDVSDRAMDA; this comes from the coding sequence ATGTCAGAGCAAGAGCCGCCAGTCGAATCCAGCTTGAACGAGATCGAGCGATCCGACAAAGAGTACGTGTTCGGAACGTGGTCGTACCAGAACGAAGTCAGTCCGACCCAGGTCGTCGATGCAGATGGCGTCCGATTCACCACCGCGGACGGAAACGAGTATATCGATTTCTCGAGCCAACTTATGTGCTCGAACCTCGGCCACTCAGCCGACGCCGTCGTCGACGCGATCGCCGAGCAGGTCCGGGAGACGGCCTACGTCGCGCCGAGCTATACGACGGAAGCGCGTTCCGAACTGGGAAAGAAACTCGCGGAGGTGACACCCGGCGACCTCTCGAAGACGTTCTTCTCGACCAGTGGAACCGAAGCTGTCGAAGCCGCGATCAAGATCGCGCGGTTCTACACCGGGAAACAAAAAATCATCTCGCGGTACCGATCCTACCACGGTGCGACCTACGGGTCGATCAGCGTCACCGGTGATCCTCGCCGACTGATGGCCGAACCCGGCATTCCCGGAACGATCAAGGCGCCCGATCCGTACGCGTACGGGTCGACCCTCGATCCGATGGAGAGCGTCGAATACATCGACGAAATGCTCGAACTCGAGGGTGATACGGTAGCCGCGATTCTCGTCGAGCCGATTGTCGGGTCGAACGGGATTTTGGTTCCTCCGGAAGAATACCTGCCCCGTCTCAAAGAGGTCGCTCACAAGCACGACGCTCTGCTCATCTGTGACGAGGTGATGGCCGGGTTCGGACGAACCGGTGAATGGTTTGGTTGTGACGTCTTCGACGTCGAGCCCGATATTATGACGATGGCCAAGGGGCTGACCGGTGCCTACCAGCCCCTCGGTGCGACGATCGTCAACTCCGACATCGCAGCCCACTTCGAGGAGAACATGTTCTGTCACGGGCATACCTATGCAGGCCACCCTGCTGCGGTTGCTGCTGGGCTGGCAACGATCGAAACCTATCAGCAAGAGAACCTCATCGAGCGGGCGAGCGAGATCGGTGAGTATCTCGGTGACCGGATCGACGACCTCGCGGAGAAGCATCCCAGCGTCGGTGATACGCGCGGGGTCGGACTGTTCCGCGGTATCGAACTGTCGAAACACCCCGAAAAGCGCGTTCCATTCGGTGCCCGTGAGGACAAGATCGATACCGGCACCACCGTCGTTGACGAAGTTTCCGCGACTGCCGGAGAGCACGGGACCTACGTCGCAAACATGATTAATACGTTGATCATCGCACCACCGCTCACCATCACCGAAGACGAAATCGACGAAGCGATCGAGGCGATCGATGCCGGTCTCGACGTCTCTGACCGGGCGATGGACGCTTAA
- a CDS encoding Lrp/AsnC family transcriptional regulator has translation MSDPRQSDLDFDEIDLAILERVETDFDVSLETLASELDVSKSAVHYRLNKFKENGVIEGITADVDPLALGLEMVAITDVSVTHETGYSEDVGEELIALKGVDQVYYTMGDVDFVVISRVQSRDQLNDLIDRIIAIESVNETSSKFVMQEFKNDRGISANLTDEAREIVLGNE, from the coding sequence ATGAGTGACCCACGTCAATCGGATCTGGACTTCGACGAGATCGATCTTGCGATCCTCGAGCGAGTTGAAACCGACTTCGACGTCAGCCTTGAGACACTTGCCAGCGAACTCGACGTCTCGAAATCTGCGGTTCATTACCGGCTGAACAAGTTCAAAGAAAACGGCGTGATCGAAGGGATCACTGCAGATGTCGATCCACTCGCGCTCGGCTTAGAAATGGTCGCGATCACCGACGTCTCGGTTACCCACGAAACGGGATACTCCGAGGACGTCGGCGAGGAATTGATCGCACTGAAAGGCGTTGATCAGGTCTACTACACGATGGGTGACGTGGACTTCGTCGTTATCAGCCGCGTTCAATCCCGTGATCAACTGAACGATCTGATCGATCGCATCATCGCGATCGAGTCCGTCAACGAGACGTCGTCGAAGTTCGTGATGCAGGAGTTCAAGAACGACCGCGGCATCTCAGCGAACCTCACCGACGAAGCGCGTGAGATCGTCCTTGGAAACGAGTAG
- a CDS encoding Zn-dependent hydrolase, producing MIKLDRDRFIELMVEQSEIGATDDGGLHRLALTDADRQIRDWFREKMEDAGLDVRIDEFGNMFGRYEGAEPDAAPVLVGSHLDSQPKGGSYDGALGIIAALELVLTLHDNEIRPTRPIEIVNWTNEEGSRFQPAMQGSGVWAGEHDLETEYTKTDSEGTTFEDELDRIGYKGDVPAEPTENYDVYLELHVEQGPYLEDANADVGVVTGIVGFSWGELTFTGESDHSGPTPMHYRSDALVAAADVITRIRRIPGTLGERTVGTVGYIDATPNSVNVIPGEVTLTWGFRDPDDAVVQRAYENVVREARAAAEREGVDVEYEETMRASSVEFAPRCIETIQSTTTDLGYDSERLISGAGHDATHLASVTDTGMVFAVSEDGKSHSPEEYTSWDDCYAAAMTLSNAAVRIATE from the coding sequence ATGATTAAACTCGATCGTGATCGATTCATCGAACTGATGGTTGAACAGTCGGAGATTGGGGCGACGGACGACGGCGGGCTTCACCGTCTCGCGCTGACCGACGCAGATCGACAGATCCGCGACTGGTTTCGTGAGAAAATGGAGGATGCAGGACTCGACGTCCGAATCGACGAATTCGGAAATATGTTCGGTCGATACGAGGGGGCCGAGCCGGACGCCGCACCCGTACTCGTCGGGTCGCACCTCGATTCACAGCCCAAGGGCGGGAGTTACGACGGCGCGTTGGGCATCATCGCGGCCCTCGAACTCGTGCTGACGCTGCACGACAACGAGATTCGGCCGACGCGCCCCATCGAGATTGTCAACTGGACGAACGAAGAGGGATCACGGTTTCAACCCGCGATGCAGGGCAGCGGCGTTTGGGCTGGCGAGCACGATCTCGAAACCGAGTATACAAAAACCGATAGCGAGGGAACCACCTTCGAAGACGAACTCGACCGGATCGGGTACAAAGGTGACGTCCCCGCAGAGCCCACAGAAAACTACGACGTGTATCTCGAGTTACACGTCGAACAGGGCCCGTACCTGGAGGACGCAAACGCTGATGTCGGTGTCGTAACTGGGATCGTCGGGTTTTCATGGGGTGAACTGACGTTCACTGGCGAGTCGGATCACTCCGGGCCGACCCCGATGCACTACCGGAGTGACGCACTCGTCGCCGCTGCCGACGTGATCACGCGGATCCGACGCATCCCCGGAACGCTGGGCGAGCGTACCGTCGGTACTGTCGGCTACATCGATGCCACACCGAACTCGGTGAACGTTATCCCCGGGGAAGTAACGTTGACGTGGGGATTCCGCGACCCGGACGACGCGGTTGTGCAACGCGCGTACGAGAACGTCGTCCGCGAGGCGAGAGCGGCAGCCGAGCGCGAAGGGGTCGACGTAGAATACGAAGAAACGATGCGCGCTTCCAGCGTGGAGTTCGCCCCCCGATGTATCGAGACGATCCAGTCCACGACGACCGATCTTGGATACGACAGTGAGCGGTTGATTTCCGGTGCGGGTCACGACGCGACACACCTCGCCTCCGTCACCGATACGGGAATGGTGTTCGCCGTCAGCGAGGACGGGAAAAGCCACTCGCCCGAGGAATATACGAGTTGGGACGATTGCTACGCGGCCGCCATGACGCTCTCGAACGCCGCGGTCCGGATCGCGACCGAGTGA
- a CDS encoding ArgE/DapE family deacylase: protein MASSQAVAAAVEARRDEIVEFLSEFVSIPTENPPGRAYPEGATFLQQALTDRGYDVEEVTVPRDVVAQHYPDRAEHPRVNVLGHRHYGDGPTLHFTGHFDVVPAGEDWTYDPYEPVLEDGNLYGRGTSDMKAGIAASLLAVDALEAVDAELSGTITQSMTVDEETGGFTGLGYLVEEGYFADTDYCLYTECFDSSRVCLGHRGVLKFTVTSQGRKAHGCMAHDGENAITAMTDFLARIDDYRERLHTRTTDLPVIPPESRRADISATMLDAGYSENVVPDRCSATFYRVLVPGESVAVVQAEIEDLLTTAQNATDATFEYEEIMFAEPAAVPRDCTLSQTVARRVEQHHDDVEFVVSPGSDDQRFVVNDAGIENCVVYGPGLLEQAHVEDEYVPVDEILTAATVMATTAIDLLGEDEPTER, encoded by the coding sequence ATGGCGTCGTCACAAGCGGTGGCCGCGGCGGTTGAAGCCCGACGTGACGAGATCGTCGAATTCCTCTCCGAGTTCGTCTCGATCCCGACGGAAAACCCGCCGGGCCGCGCGTATCCCGAGGGGGCGACGTTCCTCCAGCAAGCGCTAACCGACCGTGGATACGACGTCGAAGAAGTCACCGTGCCGCGCGACGTCGTCGCGCAGCATTATCCCGACCGAGCAGAGCACCCGCGCGTAAACGTGCTCGGACACCGCCACTACGGCGACGGACCGACGTTACATTTCACCGGTCACTTCGATGTCGTCCCCGCCGGGGAGGATTGGACGTACGACCCATACGAGCCTGTTCTCGAGGACGGGAACCTCTACGGCCGCGGTACGAGCGATATGAAGGCCGGGATCGCGGCGAGCCTCCTCGCAGTCGATGCACTCGAGGCCGTCGACGCGGAACTCTCGGGGACGATCACCCAGAGTATGACCGTCGACGAAGAGACGGGCGGCTTTACCGGGCTAGGCTACCTCGTCGAGGAGGGGTACTTCGCTGACACCGACTACTGTCTCTATACGGAGTGTTTCGACTCGTCGCGCGTCTGTCTCGGCCATCGCGGCGTCCTCAAATTCACCGTCACATCCCAGGGCCGGAAAGCCCACGGTTGTATGGCACACGACGGAGAGAACGCGATTACGGCGATGACGGACTTCCTCGCCCGCATCGACGACTACCGCGAGCGACTCCATACGCGAACGACCGACCTGCCCGTCATCCCACCCGAATCACGCCGGGCGGACATTTCGGCCACGATGCTCGATGCCGGCTACTCTGAAAACGTGGTTCCGGATCGCTGTTCGGCGACGTTCTATCGAGTGTTGGTGCCCGGCGAATCGGTGGCAGTCGTGCAGGCAGAGATCGAAGACCTCCTCACAACGGCCCAGAACGCGACGGATGCGACGTTCGAGTACGAGGAAATCATGTTCGCAGAGCCTGCTGCGGTCCCTCGCGACTGCACGCTGAGCCAAACGGTCGCGCGACGCGTCGAACAACACCATGACGACGTCGAGTTCGTCGTCTCACCGGGCTCCGACGATCAGCGGTTCGTCGTTAACGATGCCGGTATCGAGAACTGTGTCGTCTACGGACCCGGGCTCCTCGAGCAGGCTCACGTAGAGGACGAGTACGTGCCCGTCGATGAGATCCTCACGGCTGCAACGGTGATGGCGACGACCGCGATCGACCTCTTGGGGGAGGACGAGCCGACCGAACGGTGA
- a CDS encoding SDR family NAD(P)-dependent oxidoreductase, translating into MILVIIYKTVFDSELYFIETEFPETAVCYFRFDLSFIACGTVSSCMNHSENVVIVTGAGSGMGRAVSRRFGTHGAAVACVDLDHDAATTTAAEIRDESSDAIAIEADVSDATDVETMIDRTVEAFGRLDVLHNNAGIPQEGTPVEDVTEATWDRILDVNLKSAFLGAKYAVPHLRESEGVILNTASTAAIRPRTGLSAYVASKGGMVALTKQLAYELAPTIRVNAICPVATDTPMLDEFAGDELSVESMAATIPMGRLATPRDVAEAAVFLASDDAAMITGTALEVDGGRDI; encoded by the coding sequence ATGATACTGGTCATTATCTACAAAACCGTCTTCGATTCCGAACTATATTTTATCGAAACCGAGTTTCCAGAAACAGCAGTCTGCTATTTCCGATTTGACCTAAGTTTCATTGCATGTGGGACAGTATCAAGCTGCATGAATCACTCCGAGAACGTTGTGATCGTCACCGGCGCTGGGTCCGGCATGGGACGCGCAGTTTCCCGCCGATTTGGGACACACGGTGCTGCAGTCGCATGTGTCGATCTCGATCACGACGCCGCAACGACGACTGCCGCGGAGATCCGAGACGAATCCAGCGATGCGATCGCGATCGAAGCGGACGTCTCGGACGCCACGGACGTCGAAACGATGATCGACCGTACCGTCGAGGCGTTCGGTCGGCTCGATGTCTTGCACAATAATGCGGGCATCCCTCAGGAGGGGACGCCGGTCGAAGACGTTACAGAAGCGACGTGGGATCGGATTCTCGACGTCAATCTCAAGAGCGCGTTTCTCGGAGCGAAATATGCGGTTCCGCACCTCAGAGAGAGCGAAGGGGTTATTCTCAACACGGCCTCGACGGCTGCGATTCGCCCCCGAACGGGCCTGTCTGCATACGTTGCTTCGAAGGGAGGGATGGTCGCCCTGACCAAGCAATTGGCGTACGAACTCGCGCCAACGATCCGTGTGAACGCCATCTGTCCTGTCGCAACGGATACCCCAATGCTCGACGAGTTCGCGGGAGACGAACTGAGTGTCGAAAGCATGGCGGCAACCATTCCGATGGGACGGCTGGCAACACCCCGAGATGTGGCCGAAGCAGCGGTATTTTTGGCGAGTGACGACGCGGCGATGATCACTGGCACGGCGCTCGAGGTTGACGGGGGGCGAGATATCTGA
- a CDS encoding aldehyde dehydrogenase family protein yields MNHPDIDFEDEYDLHIEGEFISPEGGEYQPAVDPATGGPFTSVAVGTPADIDRAVSVARTAAAQWRDVPAAERGRLVHRVGELIDSHAEELAAIESKDQGKPLSQARSDVAGAQRYFEYYAGAADKLEGRSVPAGPDQVDFTVREPYGVSAQVTPWNFPGNLFARGVAPALVAGNAVVVKPAPQTALSTLSLAELCTEAGLPDGVVNVVTGPGDSTGEALVSHPDVDTITFTGSVDTGQRIMKEAAETVTPVTLELGGKNPAIVFPDADLDAVADHITTAIFTNAGQVCSAADRLLVHETVHDELLDRIVAIAERYDIGPGWSDPDLGPLVSEAHFHRVREYIESGRNEGATLLTGGEAPERPGYFVEPTVFTDVTPAMRIAQEEIFGPVLSVFRFTEEQEAIELANGVDYGLTAGVFTNNLARAHRLTRTLEAGTVYVNTWFGDTTQTPFGGYKQSGIGREKGLEALDSYLQTKNIAIGLEDETDSLPGA; encoded by the coding sequence ATGAACCATCCTGATATCGATTTCGAAGACGAGTACGACCTTCACATCGAGGGGGAGTTCATCTCTCCGGAAGGTGGTGAGTATCAACCCGCGGTCGATCCTGCGACCGGCGGCCCGTTCACGTCCGTCGCAGTTGGGACGCCCGCCGATATCGATCGCGCGGTGTCCGTTGCACGTACGGCTGCGGCTCAGTGGCGGGACGTTCCGGCAGCCGAACGCGGACGCCTCGTCCACCGCGTTGGCGAACTCATCGACTCGCATGCCGAGGAACTCGCCGCGATCGAAAGCAAAGACCAGGGAAAACCGCTCTCACAGGCACGCAGCGACGTAGCGGGTGCTCAACGGTATTTCGAGTACTACGCGGGCGCCGCCGACAAGCTCGAAGGGCGGAGCGTGCCCGCCGGCCCCGACCAGGTCGATTTCACGGTTCGTGAACCGTACGGCGTAAGCGCTCAGGTGACGCCGTGGAACTTTCCAGGGAATCTCTTTGCACGTGGCGTTGCACCGGCACTGGTCGCCGGAAACGCGGTTGTCGTCAAGCCTGCGCCACAGACGGCACTTTCGACGCTGTCTCTCGCGGAGCTGTGTACTGAGGCCGGACTCCCGGATGGCGTCGTAAACGTCGTTACTGGACCCGGTGATTCAACCGGTGAAGCACTCGTTTCACATCCCGATGTGGATACGATCACGTTCACCGGGAGTGTGGACACCGGCCAGCGTATTATGAAAGAAGCGGCAGAGACCGTGACACCGGTGACGCTTGAACTCGGGGGGAAGAATCCGGCAATCGTGTTTCCGGATGCCGATCTCGACGCGGTCGCGGATCACATCACGACCGCCATCTTTACGAACGCCGGACAGGTGTGCTCGGCAGCCGATCGACTGCTCGTCCATGAAACGGTCCACGACGAACTGCTCGACCGGATAGTCGCTATCGCCGAAAGGTACGATATCGGTCCTGGTTGGAGCGATCCAGATCTCGGACCGTTGGTTTCAGAAGCCCACTTCCACCGCGTCCGAGAATATATTGAATCGGGGCGGAACGAGGGTGCAACGCTTCTCACAGGGGGTGAAGCGCCAGAACGACCGGGATACTTCGTCGAACCAACGGTGTTCACCGACGTCACACCTGCAATGCGGATCGCCCAGGAGGAAATTTTCGGGCCGGTCCTCAGTGTGTTTCGCTTCACCGAGGAACAGGAGGCGATCGAACTCGCTAACGGAGTCGATTACGGGCTCACAGCAGGTGTATTCACGAACAATCTCGCCCGAGCACACCGTCTGACCCGGACTCTCGAGGCTGGAACCGTGTACGTGAACACCTGGTTCGGCGACACGACGCAGACGCCGTTCGGTGGATACAAACAGAGCGGCATCGGCCGCGAGAAGGGACTCGAAGCGCTCGATTCCTATCTCCAAACCAAGAACATCGCTATCGGGCTCGAAGACGAGACGGATAGTCTTCCCGGAGCATAA